Proteins encoded by one window of Perca fluviatilis chromosome 13, GENO_Pfluv_1.0, whole genome shotgun sequence:
- the matn1 gene encoding cartilage matrix protein isoform X1 — protein MTPTPPLFLLLLSLIGAQATVDVRTAAAMAAGLCKTRPTDIVFIIDSSRSVRPSEFEQVKVFLAKVIEGLDIGPNATRVGVVNYASRVKNEVSLKTYRTKAGLIKAVTKIEPLSTGTMTGLAIQFALNVAFSEGEGARVKSPDISKVAIIVTDGRPQDNVKDVAQRARDAGIEIFAIGVGRVDMSTLKQMASDSLDDHVDYVESYSVIEKLTKKFKEAFCVSDLCATGDHDCEQVCISSPGSFKCACKDGFTLMDNGRSCSACSNSATDVVFLIDGSKSVRPENFELVKKWINQIIDKLDVSESKAHVGLVQYSSSVKQEFPLGRYNNKKDLKDAVKKMAYMERGTMTGQALHYLTDNSFSAGQGARPGVAKVGIVFTDGRSQDYIGDAAKKTKEHGFKMYAVGVGNAVEDELKEIASEPTGEHYFYTADFKAMTQIAKKLQINICQEEDPCECDSLVKFQKKVEEALQALTKKLDSMSKRIALLENKIV, from the exons ATGACACCAACCCCGCCGTTGttcctgctgctgctcagcCTCATAGGGGCTCAGGCCACCGTGGACGTCCGCACGGCCGCTGCCATGG CGGCAGGTTTGTGCAAAACTCGTCCCACAGACATTGTGTTCATCATCGACAGCAGTCGGAGCGTTCGCCCTTCTGAGTTTGAGCAGGTCAAGGTCTTCCTGGCTAAGGTCATCGAGGGGCTGGATATTGGACCCAACGCCACCCGTGTGGGAGTTGTCAACTACGCCAGCCGTGTCAAGAATGAG GTGTCTCTGAAGACATACCGCACCAAAGCCGGGCTAATTAAGGCTGTGACCAAGATCGAACCCCTGTCCACTGGAACAATGACTGGTCTGGCAATCCAGTTTGCCCTGAATGTGGCCTTCAGTGAGGGCGAGGGCGCTCGTGTCAAATCTCCTGATATCAGCAAG GTTGCCATTATTGTGACAGACGGGCGTCCCCAGGATAACGTGAAAGATGTGGCTCAACGTGCACGGGATGCCGGTATTGAGATTTTCGCCATCGGTGTGGGACGTGTGGACATGAGCACTCTGAAGCAGATGGCCAGTGATTCTCTGGATGACCACGTGGACTACGTGGAGAGCTACAGCGTCATCGAGAAGCTCACCAAGAAGTTCAAGGAGGCCTTCTGTG tgtcggACCTGTGTGCCACCGGGGATCATGACTGTGAGCAGGTATGCATCAGCTCCCCTGGATCATTCAAGTGTGCCTGCAAAGATGGCTTTACCCTCATGGACAATGGTCGCAGCTGCagtg CTTGCAGCAACTCTGCGACAGATGTAGTGTTCCTGATCGACGGCTCTAAGAGCGTGCGTCCTGAGAACTTTGAGCTGGTCAAGAAGTGGATCAACCAGATCATCGACAAACTGGATGTTTCTGAGAGCAAGGCTCACGTTGGACTGGTTCAGTACTCCAGCTCAGTCAAACAG GAGTTCCCCCTGGGCCGCTACAACAACAAGAAAGACCTGAAGGACGCTGTGAAGAAGATGGCCTACATGGAGAGGGGAACCATGACAGGCCAGGCTCTCCACTATCTGACAGACAACAGCTTCAGCGCCGGGCAGGGCGCCCGGCCTGGAGTAGCCAAGGTGGGCATTGTCTTCACCGACGGACGCAGCCAGGACTACATTGGAGATGCCGCCAAGAAGACCAAGGAGCACG GTTTCAAGATGTACGCTGTTGGAGTGGGCAATGCAGTGGAGGATGAGCTGAAAGAAATTGCCTCTGAGCCCACTGGAGAGCACTACTTTTACACTGCTGACTTCAAGGCTATGACCCAGATCGCCAAGAAGCTGCAGATTAACATCTGTCAAG AGGAGGACCCCTGCGAATGCGACTCCCTCGTGAAGTTCCAAAAGAAAGTAGAAGAGGCCCTACAGGcactaacaaaaaaat TAGACAGTATGTCGAAGAGGATCGCCTTGCTGGAGAACAAGATCGTCTGA
- the matn1 gene encoding cartilage matrix protein isoform X2 yields the protein MTPTPPLFLLLLSLIGAQATVDVRTAAAMAAGLCKTRPTDIVFIIDSSRSVRPSEFEQVKVFLAKVIEGLDIGPNATRVGVVNYASRVKNEVSLKTYRTKAGLIKAVTKIEPLSTGTMTGLAIQFALNVAFSEGEGARVKSPDISKVAIIVTDGRPQDNVKDVAQRARDAGIEIFAIGVGRVDMSTLKQMASDSLDDHVDYVESYSVIEKLTKKFKEAFCACSNSATDVVFLIDGSKSVRPENFELVKKWINQIIDKLDVSESKAHVGLVQYSSSVKQEFPLGRYNNKKDLKDAVKKMAYMERGTMTGQALHYLTDNSFSAGQGARPGVAKVGIVFTDGRSQDYIGDAAKKTKEHGFKMYAVGVGNAVEDELKEIASEPTGEHYFYTADFKAMTQIAKKLQINICQEEDPCECDSLVKFQKKVEEALQALTKKLDSMSKRIALLENKIV from the exons ATGACACCAACCCCGCCGTTGttcctgctgctgctcagcCTCATAGGGGCTCAGGCCACCGTGGACGTCCGCACGGCCGCTGCCATGG CGGCAGGTTTGTGCAAAACTCGTCCCACAGACATTGTGTTCATCATCGACAGCAGTCGGAGCGTTCGCCCTTCTGAGTTTGAGCAGGTCAAGGTCTTCCTGGCTAAGGTCATCGAGGGGCTGGATATTGGACCCAACGCCACCCGTGTGGGAGTTGTCAACTACGCCAGCCGTGTCAAGAATGAG GTGTCTCTGAAGACATACCGCACCAAAGCCGGGCTAATTAAGGCTGTGACCAAGATCGAACCCCTGTCCACTGGAACAATGACTGGTCTGGCAATCCAGTTTGCCCTGAATGTGGCCTTCAGTGAGGGCGAGGGCGCTCGTGTCAAATCTCCTGATATCAGCAAG GTTGCCATTATTGTGACAGACGGGCGTCCCCAGGATAACGTGAAAGATGTGGCTCAACGTGCACGGGATGCCGGTATTGAGATTTTCGCCATCGGTGTGGGACGTGTGGACATGAGCACTCTGAAGCAGATGGCCAGTGATTCTCTGGATGACCACGTGGACTACGTGGAGAGCTACAGCGTCATCGAGAAGCTCACCAAGAAGTTCAAGGAGGCCTTCTGTG CTTGCAGCAACTCTGCGACAGATGTAGTGTTCCTGATCGACGGCTCTAAGAGCGTGCGTCCTGAGAACTTTGAGCTGGTCAAGAAGTGGATCAACCAGATCATCGACAAACTGGATGTTTCTGAGAGCAAGGCTCACGTTGGACTGGTTCAGTACTCCAGCTCAGTCAAACAG GAGTTCCCCCTGGGCCGCTACAACAACAAGAAAGACCTGAAGGACGCTGTGAAGAAGATGGCCTACATGGAGAGGGGAACCATGACAGGCCAGGCTCTCCACTATCTGACAGACAACAGCTTCAGCGCCGGGCAGGGCGCCCGGCCTGGAGTAGCCAAGGTGGGCATTGTCTTCACCGACGGACGCAGCCAGGACTACATTGGAGATGCCGCCAAGAAGACCAAGGAGCACG GTTTCAAGATGTACGCTGTTGGAGTGGGCAATGCAGTGGAGGATGAGCTGAAAGAAATTGCCTCTGAGCCCACTGGAGAGCACTACTTTTACACTGCTGACTTCAAGGCTATGACCCAGATCGCCAAGAAGCTGCAGATTAACATCTGTCAAG AGGAGGACCCCTGCGAATGCGACTCCCTCGTGAAGTTCCAAAAGAAAGTAGAAGAGGCCCTACAGGcactaacaaaaaaat TAGACAGTATGTCGAAGAGGATCGCCTTGCTGGAGAACAAGATCGTCTGA
- the LOC120571565 gene encoding mucin-5AC-like codes for MDEDCDQAEDFDCPSLLCEELAGEETDREDMDGEEEKEKEENELITTEGEEEEQVKPESRLEAEEAQGGQMEDKNDNNKQTIADKQQDRETQSLEEKDEKKKRGKKRGKKQSERVRNKRGLKAVSELRFEEKKESQIQEVSVMSSEESSALSEPPIGLMNSCDLSDPVYLGCGDTGLYCPSAPLPLLYSSQPPVPIQPAPPQPHGTKRPRSPPQQGPQPLEMEITQVYSTRRSIRYSTRGRGRTLSFPLLPGLETVDSCLLQPAPKKKTRTLYSTDQLEHLEALFQEDHYPDAEKRKVIAASVGVTPQRIMVWFQNRRAKWRKMERSITAKTRPGCSRSSPPHHQINPTLAPNSFSSHFATKLPQLTPAAPSFTTLSNQTPPSYSNLLASLNSPSQSRARDVGQHQLSSQGGYHPRPMYSPPPLRRASLPLFTMTYNHANPTPPLLNTLAHTSPLFLDALEGGSAMAHRDTQSLQTDTSSLFDFGEKLDYMTSGQQNNSLSYQLQTSYPTSQPQHQPQASLPRVAYLTPSPYLTPNPPESNPTSYLTFGPGGNSTGMVTYSTGGHPYFQSQSAGQILLQSAGHNGGITAYQSYPWGSMYSQPAIHQRTQCPPTYSLGGARDHQPPSSTTLPPPSFFTRGDHGPSHASSQRSSHNRTHTTTTTSSSSSSSSSSTTVLPPVSTLRPSLRAEITPTKAASLLPSQVSPASPDSSPVPPSVKTEYDSPRELHSHFHCDFSPIHF; via the exons ACTGTCCAAGCCTTCTGTGTGAGGAACTggcaggagaggagacagaccgAGAAGACATGGatggggaggaggagaaagaaaaggaagaaaatgaACTGATAACtacagagggagaagaagaggagcagGTAAAGCCAGAGAGTAGGCTGGAAGCGGAAGAGGCACAGGGGGGGCAGATGGAAGACAAGAATGATAACAACAAGCAAACAATCGCTGATAAGCAAcaggacagagaaacacaaagtcTAGAAGAGAAAgatgagaagaaaaagagagggaagaaGCGAGGTAAGAAGCAAAGTGAGCGAGTGAGAAACAAGAGAGGTTTAAAAGCTGTAAGTGAGTTGCGGTTtgaggagaaaaaggagagTCAGATACAGGAGGTGTCAGTGATGAGCTCAGAGGAGAGCTCGGCTCTGTCGGAGCCTCCCATTGGCCTGATGAACAGCTGCGACCTGTCTGATCCTGTCTACCTGGGTTGTGGGGATACAGGGCTGTATTGCCCTTCAGCTCCTCTTCCCCTGCTGTACTCCTCACAACCTCCAGTCCCGATCCAACCTGCACCTCCTCAGCCTCACGGGACAAAAAGGCCTCGCAGTCCCCCCCAGCAGGGCCCACAGCCTCTCGAG ATGGAGATAACGCAGGTCTACTCCACTCGACGCTCCATCCGGTACAGCACCAGGGGTCGAGGCCGGACTCTGAGCTTCCCTCTGCTGCCGGGATTAGAGACTGTGGACAGCTGCCTGCTTCAGCCTGCACCGAAAAAGAAAACGCGAACACTCTACAGTACTG atcaGTTAGAGCATTTAGAGGCCTTGTTCCAGGAAGACCACTATCCTGATGCAGAGAAGAGGAAAGTCATCGCCGCTTCAGTTGGTGTCACACCTCAAAGAATTATG GTCTGGTTTCAGAACCGTAGGGCTAAGTGGAGGAAAATGGAGCGCTCCATCACGGCAAAGACTAGACCTGGATGCAGCCGCAGCAGCCCCCCACATCACCAAATCAATCCCACCCTGGCACCCAACAG tttttctagTCACTTTGCCACCAAGCTGCCCCAGCTCACCCCTGCGGCACCTTCTTTCACCACCCTGTCCAACCAAACTCCGCCCTCCTACAGCAACCTGCTGGCCAGCCTCAACAGCCCAA GTCAATCCAGAGCGAGAGATGTGGGCCAGCACCAGCTTTCATCTCAGGGGGGATACCACCCCCGCCCCATGTACAGCCCTCCCCCCCTGCGGCGAGCCAGTCTTCCCCTTTTCACAATGACATACAACCATGCCAACCCCACTCCCCCTCTCCTTAACACCCTGGCTCACACCTCACCTCTGTTCCTGGATGCTTTGGAAGGTGGCTCCGCCATGGCCCATCGTGACACCCAGTCTCTGCAGACTGACACCAG TTCTCTATTTGACTTTGGGGAGAAGCTTGACTACATGACCTCAGGCCAACAGAACAACTCTCTCTCCTACCAGCTCCAGACCTCCTACCCCACCAGCCAGCCCCAGCACCAACCTCAAGCATCTCTGCCCCGCGTGGCCTACCTCACCCCCTCCCCTTACCTCACACCCAACCCTCCAGAGTCCAACCCTACCTCCTACCTGACCTTTGGCCCTGGGGGAAACTCCACTGGGATGGTGACCTACTCCACTGGAGGCCACCCTTACTTCCAGTCCCAGAGCGCAGGACAAATCCTGCTGCAGTCGGCCGGTCATAATG GTGGGATCACAGCGTACCAGTCATACCCGTGGGGTAGCATGTACAGTCAACCAGCCATCCACCAGCGTACTCAGTGCCCTCCAACGTACAGCTTGGGAGGGGCTCGAGATCACCAGCCACCCTCCTCCACCACCCTGCCTCCCCCTTCATTCTTTACCCGGGGGGACCACGGGCCCTCACATGCAAGCTCCCAGCGCTCATCACACAACCgtacacacaccaccaccacaaccagcagcagcagcagcagcagcagcagcagtaccaCCGTCCTCCCTCCTGTGTCCACCCTGCGGCCTTCTCTCAGAGCGGAGATAACTCCAACCAAGGCTGCATCCCTGCTGCCTTCTCAGGTCAGCCCTGCCTCTCCAGATAGCTCTCCAGTGCCCCCTTCTGTCAAGACTGAATATGACAGCCCTCGAGAGCTTCACAGCCATTTTCACTGCGACTTTTCCCCCATACACTTTTGa